The DNA window GACGCCCGGACGGGCGGCGGTGAAGTCGCGGCCCACCAGGTCGGGGATGCCACGGTAGTCGCCCTGGACGGTGGTGGCCGGCCGGAATGCCCTCACCTGGGCCGGGACGAGGCCCTGCTCGCGCATCAGAGCACGCACCAGTTCAGGGGAACAGCGCTCGCCACGACGGGCCAGGGCGGCGTGCACGCGCCGGTAGCCGTAGGTCTCGTGCGAGCCGGCGAAGACCTCGACGACCAGCGCGGCCAGCATGGTCCGGCGTTGCGCGGTGGCCGAGGCCGGCCGCTCGCGCCACTCGTAGTAGCCCGAGCGGGACACGCTCAGCCAGGCGCACATTTTCACGATGGAGTGACGGGCCTTCTCCGCGTCGATGAGCTCGTACTTGGCGAGGGTCATCGAGTCTCGGAGGCGAAGAAGGCGGCCGCTTTTTTCAGGAAGATCAACTTCTCCCGCAGCTCGGCGTTCTCCCGCTCCAGCTCCCGAATCCGGGCCCGGTCCGGCCCGGAGACCGGCCGCAGCTGCTCCTCCTGCGCGCTCACGATCCGATGCCGGTTCACCCAGCTGCCCAGAGTGCTGGCGTTGATGTCGAACTCCCGCGCCACCGACGCGACCGTCCGCTCGCCCTCCAGTACCATGCGGACGGCTTCTTCCTTGAACTCCGGCGAGAACTGCCTGCGACGCCTCGTCACGTACCTACCTCTTCCAGACTGCTGTCAGCTTATGTAGCTGGCTGTCCGGAAACTTCTAGGCACCTCACTTATGTACGCCATGTTGCTCATGGACAGTCCTGTGCTCATAACCTGCCTGCGCAGTTCGCTGCTCAGGTGTGTCTCTTCGAGCCGCTCAACCGTAACGAGAGCGGACGGCCATCTGGCCGATTCCAGCCAGATCTCGGGCGGCTGCCTGTCCGATACGTGCCAGCCATGCTGCTTCAGCCGATGTCCGGCCTCGGTGACCACGTCCTCCTTCGCGTTTCCATCGAGATAGATCACGAGGTCGTCTATTTCGACGTAGTTGTTCTCCCACTGGTGCCCCACGATGCTCTCTTCGCCGACAACCCGGCCGATGGCCCGTAACTGCGAGAGCATGGCCGGGTCTATGCGCGATATACGGGGGCCGAAGAAGAAGTACAGCGCGGCGCCCACCAGGCCCATCACCACGAGCAAAACAGCGAACGAAGCCACCAGCGGTACCACGACGCTCTTCAGGCGATTACGTCCGTACGACAATGTCATGCCACTGCACCTCCGCAACCAATCGACCATGCTGCCGGTCAGCACGCCCGGCAATCAAGGGCGAGCGCTGCCGAAGGCACCATCGCTCCTTCGCTCGCCGGAACGGATCTCCGAGATCCTCTCAGAGACGGCGCGGGTCTGGTTGATCGCCAACGTCGCGGCGGAGGCATTGAATGGATCTTGCAGTCTTTGGGGTCAGCAATGTCATTGCCACCTACAGTGTGGAGTTGCAGCTATGCGGTAACCGCCACGGCCCGTGCTCCAGCCAGCGCCTCGACACCAGCGTCAGGTGCCCCTTCGGACGGAAGGCGCACGCCCAGCCGTGCGGGTAGTGCCCGCCGCCGAAGGAGCGCGCCCGGTAGGGCTCCGCGCGATACCCCCCACTCGCGGTGCACGCCGGCGAAGGACGCCGGCCTGAAGCGTGTGCCGGCGAGCGACCGCAGCATGTCCACGGGGCCGAGCTCGTGGACGGAGTCGAGACGGACCGGCTCGCCCTTGTCCAGCGACAGGAACGACCCGTCCTGGTGGTGCGCAGAGCCTGGTCGGCGAGCCATGGCCGACAGGTCGCAGCGGCGCATGTCCGCCGGCCACCGCTCACGCATCTCGCCGGGCTGGTCGTCCACCGAGAGCTCGCTCGGCAGCCCGGGCGGCACCAGCCAGTCGGGCAGCGAGCCGAGGACGGCGA is part of the Nonomuraea coxensis DSM 45129 genome and encodes:
- a CDS encoding IS3 family transposase (programmed frameshift), which gives rise to MTRRRRQFSPEFKEEAVRMVLEGERTVASVAREFDINASTLGSWVNRHRIVSAQEEQLRPVSGPDRARIRELERENAELREKLIFLKKGGRLLRLRDSMTLAKYELIDAEKARHSIVKMCAWLSVSRSGYYEWRERPASATAQRRTMLAALVVEVFAGSHETYGYRRVHAALARRGERCSPELVRALMREQGLVPAQVRAFRPATTVQGDYRGIPDLVGRDFTAARPGVKLVGDITYIRTWEGFLYLATVIDCHSKAVLGWAMADHYRTELIKDAIRMATGTGLLQPNAVFHADRGSNYTSDEFGRFLTGLGIRRSVGRTGVCWDNAMAESFFSALKNEWLHRFVFTTRAKARRQVIRYIEGFYNHRRLHSALGYRPPLEVLNESLSAQTAA